From the genome of Sulfurovum sp. NBC37-1, one region includes:
- a CDS encoding type II toxin-antitoxin system Phd/YefM family antitoxin produces the protein MQIINDIKPVTYLKSRAADVLKYINETHRPMIITQNGEAKAVIQDPKSYEDMRNALAIMKLLSFAEEDIRSGNLHTEEDVFSSVEEILGK, from the coding sequence ATGCAAATTATAAATGATATAAAGCCTGTTACCTATCTAAAAAGTAGAGCAGCTGATGTTTTAAAATATATCAATGAAACTCATAGACCTATGATAATCACCCAAAATGGCGAAGCTAAAGCTGTTATACAAGATCCAAAAAGCTATGAAGATATGAGAAATGCCCTTGCTATAATGAAGCTTCTTTCATTTGCAGAAGAAGATATTAGGAGTGGAAATCTTCATACTGAAGAAGATGTTTTCAGCTCTGTTGAAGAAATCCTCGGTAAATGA
- a CDS encoding type II toxin-antitoxin system RelE/ParE family toxin, whose product MSKTYKVKWTSNAKEDLLNIVDYIKKDSLSAAREVYGQIREKAQSSNFFPLRGRVVPELLKEGITIYRELIVQPWRIMYKIENDTVYIMAIFDSRQNVEELLLQKLLRGNMLTKQSSQ is encoded by the coding sequence ATGAGTAAAACTTATAAAGTTAAATGGACTTCAAATGCAAAAGAAGACCTTTTAAATATTGTTGATTATATCAAAAAAGATAGTCTAAGTGCTGCAAGAGAAGTTTATGGACAAATAAGAGAAAAAGCACAATCTAGCAACTTTTTTCCTTTAAGAGGCAGAGTAGTTCCTGAACTTCTAAAAGAAGGTATAACTATTTATAGAGAACTCATTGTACAACCTTGGAGAATTATGTACAAAATTGAAAATGACACTGTTTATATTATGGCTATTTTTGATTCAAGACAAAATGTAGAAGAGTTGTTGTTACAAAAACTATTAAGAGGGAATATGCTTACAAAACAGAGTAGCCAATAA